In a single window of the Niabella ginsenosidivorans genome:
- the ribD gene encoding bifunctional diaminohydroxyphosphoribosylaminopyrimidine deaminase/5-amino-6-(5-phosphoribosylamino)uracil reductase RibD produces the protein METNKDRDYLQRCFQLALQGAGNVAPNPMVGAVLVYNDVIIGEGYHQKYGEAHAEVNCINKALEHHAELIGKATLYVSLEPCSHYGKTPPCADLIIRHKIPKVVIGCRDSFAAVNGKGVERLQNAGITVVEHVLEKEAIELNKRFFTFHRLKRPYIILKWAQTRNQIIASGTDTRLMITSEITNRLVHRWRTEESAIMVGAGTAMKDDPLLDNRNWYGRPPLKIVVSASGKLPEGLRMFQSGADTFIFNTRKEEEQNGKRFLRVSAAQFLEDMLNRLYRLQVQSILVEGGQRLLQSFIDAGLWDEARVITNTVMLAHGGLEAPKLHRHQLIKVQHLVTDEIAVYKNDKNQLINSDGESALLSND, from the coding sequence GTGGAGACCAATAAAGACAGAGATTATTTACAGCGTTGCTTTCAGCTGGCCTTGCAGGGAGCAGGTAATGTGGCGCCCAATCCTATGGTAGGTGCCGTTTTAGTGTATAACGATGTGATCATAGGTGAGGGCTATCATCAGAAATACGGGGAGGCACATGCTGAGGTTAATTGTATTAATAAGGCGCTGGAGCACCATGCGGAGCTGATCGGAAAAGCTACCCTGTATGTGTCGCTGGAACCTTGTTCCCATTATGGTAAAACGCCTCCCTGTGCTGATCTGATCATCCGGCACAAAATACCTAAAGTGGTCATCGGTTGCCGCGACAGTTTTGCAGCGGTGAATGGTAAGGGCGTAGAGCGCTTACAAAATGCAGGCATTACTGTTGTTGAGCACGTGCTGGAAAAGGAAGCGATTGAGCTGAATAAACGTTTTTTTACCTTTCACCGGTTGAAGCGGCCTTATATTATTTTGAAATGGGCGCAGACACGGAACCAGATTATTGCTTCAGGCACAGATACGCGTTTAATGATCACTTCTGAAATAACCAACCGCCTGGTGCACCGGTGGAGAACAGAAGAGTCAGCAATAATGGTGGGCGCCGGAACCGCAATGAAAGATGATCCTTTGCTGGACAACCGCAACTGGTATGGCAGGCCGCCGCTTAAAATTGTTGTTTCCGCATCCGGTAAGCTCCCGGAAGGTTTGCGGATGTTTCAATCCGGTGCCGACACATTTATTTTCAACACCAGAAAGGAAGAGGAGCAGAACGGAAAGCGGTTTCTGAGAGTAAGCGCTGCACAGTTCCTGGAAGACATGCTGAACCGGTTGTACCGGCTACAGGTACAGAGTATTCTGGTGGAAGGAGGGCAGCGATTGTTGCAATCCTTTATTGATGCGGGCCTGTGGGACGAAGCCAGGGTTATTACCAATACTGTTATGCTGGCACATGGCGGGCTCGAAGCCCCAAAGTTGCACCGGCACCAATTGATAAAAGTGCAACATCTGGTAACAGATGAAATAGCTGTTTATAAAAACGATAAGAACCAACTGATCAATTCTGATGGAGAAAGCGCATTATTATCAAACGATTGA
- a CDS encoding lactonase family protein — translation MKPILALWLSFLFTMTNPLLAQYLVVGTYTNNNSTSKGIYIYSFNKQDGSLEQVSMISTTNPSYQVVAKDQKTVYSVNETAAGKISAFAFDAASKQLSLLNTVESLGDDPCYLELDQTGRWLFCSNYSSGSFSIYAIQPDGSLGPLSQFIKHAGHGPDTSRQEGPHVHSTTISPDNHFLFVCDLGTDQITSYPFDAATGKVDTAATFITNTTPGTGPRHIALSKNGRFLYNVTEMGGTVSAYALTNGKLQLLQTEDQLKAEKGKAAGADIHFSPNGKFLYVSQRSNSTIEIYKANRKNGKLSFAGTQSTNGNFPRNFTIGPSGTWLLAANQKSDNITIYKVNKRTGLLTATGKEIKAGIPVSLKWILK, via the coding sequence ATGAAACCGATCTTAGCTTTATGGCTTTCTTTCTTATTTACAATGACCAATCCCTTATTAGCACAATACCTGGTAGTGGGCACTTATACCAATAATAACAGCACCAGTAAAGGCATTTATATTTATAGTTTTAACAAACAGGATGGCAGCCTGGAACAGGTGAGCATGATTTCCACCACCAACCCCTCCTACCAGGTGGTGGCAAAAGATCAAAAAACAGTGTATTCGGTCAATGAAACAGCAGCCGGAAAAATAAGCGCTTTTGCTTTTGATGCTGCAAGCAAACAGCTTTCATTACTGAACACGGTAGAAAGCCTGGGCGATGATCCCTGTTATCTGGAGCTGGACCAGACCGGCAGGTGGCTATTCTGCTCCAATTACTCAAGCGGCAGTTTTTCTATTTATGCCATACAACCGGATGGCTCTCTGGGCCCCTTATCCCAGTTCATCAAACATGCAGGTCACGGGCCGGATACAAGCCGCCAGGAAGGACCTCATGTGCACAGCACCACCATTTCACCGGACAATCATTTTTTATTTGTGTGCGATTTAGGTACAGACCAGATCACTTCCTACCCTTTTGATGCTGCCACAGGAAAAGTGGATACGGCAGCCACTTTTATTACGAACACAACACCGGGCACCGGCCCCCGTCATATAGCCCTTTCAAAGAACGGGCGGTTTCTTTATAACGTTACCGAAATGGGAGGAACCGTAAGCGCTTATGCTCTTACCAATGGAAAACTGCAGCTACTGCAAACAGAAGACCAGCTAAAAGCTGAAAAGGGTAAAGCCGCCGGTGCGGATATTCATTTTTCACCCAACGGGAAATTCCTGTACGTTTCCCAACGCAGCAACAGCACCATTGAGATTTACAAAGCCAACAGGAAAAACGGAAAACTTTCATTTGCTGGCACACAGTCTACCAACGGAAATTTTCCCAGGAATTTTACGATCGGCCCCTCCGGCACCTGGCTGCTGGCGGCTAATCAGAAAAGCGATAATATTACCATCTATAAAGTCAATAAAAGAACAGGGTTGTTAACCGCTACCGGAAAGGAAATAAAAGCGGGCATCCCTGTTTCATTAAAATGGATCTTAAAATGA
- the prmC gene encoding peptide chain release factor N(5)-glutamine methyltransferase, with protein MNLQELQEEFISAISAVYETTEAWNIWNLIVHHIHDNEKKGITIAGGSPQKYLEAIKRRLLQQEPVQYILQEAWFYDCPFYVDKNVLIPRPETEELVHWVIKEHQHRKELKILDIGTGSGCIPCILKRKLPQAAVFSCDISKAAIEVARRNAAACQLAIAFFELDFLNPENWKLLPKVDVIVSNPPYIPGKDRGFMHPNVLDYEPSLALFVPDNDPLLFYKKIAEASGSLLQPNGAVYVETHEELAVASAEVFEQGAFTTVIRQDLQGKNRFVKASN; from the coding sequence ATGAACCTGCAGGAGTTACAAGAGGAATTTATAAGCGCTATCAGCGCTGTTTATGAAACAACAGAAGCCTGGAACATCTGGAACCTTATTGTACACCACATCCATGATAACGAAAAAAAAGGCATTACCATAGCAGGCGGATCACCCCAAAAATACCTGGAAGCCATTAAACGTCGGTTGTTACAGCAGGAACCTGTACAATATATTTTGCAGGAAGCCTGGTTTTATGATTGCCCGTTTTATGTTGATAAAAATGTTCTGATACCAAGACCTGAAACAGAAGAACTGGTGCACTGGGTGATAAAAGAGCACCAACACCGGAAAGAATTAAAAATACTGGATATTGGCACGGGCAGCGGTTGCATTCCCTGCATCCTGAAAAGAAAGCTGCCGCAGGCTGCCGTTTTCAGCTGCGATATCAGCAAGGCAGCAATTGAAGTTGCCCGCCGAAACGCGGCTGCGTGCCAGCTTGCAATAGCATTTTTTGAGCTTGATTTCCTGAATCCTGAAAACTGGAAGCTGCTCCCGAAGGTCGATGTTATTGTCAGCAACCCTCCTTATATCCCCGGAAAGGACCGGGGCTTTATGCACCCAAATGTGCTGGACTATGAACCATCGCTGGCTTTATTTGTGCCGGATAATGACCCATTGCTCTTTTATAAAAAAATTGCGGAAGCCTCCGGAAGTCTATTGCAACCCAATGGCGCCGTTTATGTGGAGACCCATGAAGAGCTTGCGGTTGCAAGTGCAGAAGTTTTTGAGCAAGGAGCCTTTACTACTGTTATCAGGCAAGATCTGCAGGGTAAAAACCGCTTTGTAAAAGCCAGCAACTGA
- a CDS encoding phosphoribosylaminoimidazolesuccinocarboxamide synthase produces the protein MSNFQFPQQTAFYRGKVRDVYTINNDRLVMIASDRISAFDVILPRPIPFKGQVLNQIAAYMLNATRDICKNWLLKVPAPNASVGLLCEPFKIEMVVRGHLTGHAWRTYQSGKRSLCGVPLPEGMKENEAFPTPIITPSTKAAEGHDEDISKDEIIQQELATADEWQHLEQLALALFRRGQELAAKRGLILVDTKYEFGKHDGTIILMDEIHTPDSSRYFYADGFEERLKANEKQKQLSKEFVREWLIAHDFMGKEGQQVPEMSDEWVQTISNRYIELYEKVIGEKFRPETLSNEELYNRIVQSL, from the coding sequence ATGTCTAATTTCCAGTTTCCACAGCAAACCGCTTTTTACAGGGGCAAAGTAAGAGATGTTTATACCATTAATAATGACCGGCTGGTGATGATCGCTTCTGATCGCATTTCAGCGTTTGACGTCATCCTGCCCCGGCCCATTCCCTTCAAAGGGCAGGTGCTGAACCAGATCGCTGCCTATATGCTGAACGCAACCAGGGATATCTGTAAAAACTGGCTGCTGAAAGTGCCGGCTCCCAATGCTTCCGTAGGGCTGCTGTGTGAGCCGTTCAAAATTGAAATGGTGGTACGCGGACATTTGACCGGGCATGCCTGGCGCACCTATCAGTCCGGTAAAAGAAGCCTGTGCGGGGTACCGCTGCCGGAAGGGATGAAGGAGAATGAAGCCTTCCCCACTCCCATCATCACCCCCAGCACCAAGGCGGCTGAAGGCCATGATGAGGATATCAGCAAAGACGAGATTATTCAGCAGGAACTGGCTACTGCTGACGAGTGGCAGCATCTGGAGCAACTGGCGCTGGCCCTGTTCCGGCGGGGGCAGGAGCTGGCTGCAAAACGAGGGCTGATCCTGGTAGACACCAAGTATGAATTTGGAAAGCACGATGGTACAATTATCCTGATGGATGAGATCCATACACCAGACAGCTCCCGTTATTTTTATGCCGATGGTTTTGAAGAACGGCTGAAAGCAAACGAAAAACAAAAACAGTTGAGCAAGGAGTTTGTGCGGGAATGGCTGATCGCTCATGATTTTATGGGCAAAGAGGGACAGCAGGTGCCGGAGATGAGCGATGAATGGGTGCAGACCATCTCCAACCGTTATATTGAACTGTATGAAAAAGTGATCGGGGAAAAATTCCGGCCGGAAACGCTGAGCAATGAGGAGTTATACAACCGTATTGTACAGTCTTTGTAA
- a CDS encoding TonB-dependent receptor: MMLTSVILTSGITKPLYFMRLLTRLFAMGILFTLCSTVVFAQSVSVSGTVKSSETGEGINAASVTVTGGTTGTYTKPNGSFELKVNALPVKLTVSSVGYEALELTVSDATPVAVSLVPRNVLGQEVVVAASRTSERLIESPVTVERVSTAAIQNAPAADYYDVVASLKGVDVVTSSLTFKTPTTRGFMGSGNLRFNQIVDGMDNQAPGLNFSVGSVIGTTQLDVESMELLPGASSALYGPGGMNGTLVINSKNPFRYQGLSFELKEGVMHMGDDARGASMFNNYALRWGQKVSDKFAYKIAAEYTSAKDWVAQDYRNYQRIGTDGRPIPGSRQTDPNYDGINVYGDETTADLRQVLTGIAGQAPFLASYINTLTGSPINVSRTGYNEADIIDPTTKNFKLSGSVNWKITPNTEMILAGNWGTGNTVYTGSDRYSLKDLKMGQYKLELVNRNWFVRAWTTQENAGESFNATVTTRLTNEAWLASGGATGWYAQYGQAYLNAKLAGMSDPDAHTVARAFADRDRPDANSAVFKRMFDSVRSIPISKGGGLFVDKTDLYSVEGQYNFSHITGKVVDLLVGGNYKRYVLNSEGTLFADSAGTIPINEYGAYVQASRNIGDVVKLTFAGRYDKNQNFKGRFTPRATAVFKVVPNNNIRFSYQTAYRFPSTQQQWINLNVGGNTMLIGGQPQFWDFYNFRTNKVYYLNELVNNNQLVPYDFVKYKPESVSSFELGYKGLLADDRLMVDVYGYYGQYRNFLTRTLLVQGKENEPPTQATALSDNIYSVPTNIQDKVKTYGFGVSLDYRLYGNFMLGGNLSSDRLSDLPPGFVSFFNSPKYRTNLSISNTGFGSKDRFAFNIAYRWQDDFYYNGDFANGQVPHINVVDAQVSYKLPEAKSVIKLGANNLLNQYYVNAIGNARVGGLYYISFGYNVF, encoded by the coding sequence ATGATGCTAACAAGTGTTATTTTAACATCCGGAATTACAAAACCATTGTATTTTATGCGACTATTGACCCGATTATTTGCCATGGGGATCTTGTTTACCCTGTGCTCAACGGTTGTATTTGCCCAGTCAGTTTCCGTTAGCGGTACTGTTAAGAGCAGTGAAACCGGCGAAGGCATCAACGCCGCTTCTGTAACCGTTACGGGTGGTACCACAGGAACCTATACAAAGCCCAATGGAAGTTTTGAGCTGAAGGTGAACGCATTGCCTGTTAAACTGACTGTATCTTCTGTAGGCTATGAAGCGCTGGAGCTAACAGTATCTGATGCCACGCCTGTAGCGGTAAGCCTTGTTCCCAGAAATGTACTGGGCCAGGAAGTGGTGGTTGCTGCCAGCAGAACATCAGAACGGCTTATTGAATCACCCGTTACCGTGGAGCGGGTAAGCACCGCGGCTATTCAAAACGCGCCCGCTGCAGATTATTATGATGTGGTGGCCAGCCTGAAAGGGGTAGACGTGGTAACTTCCTCGCTCACTTTTAAGACCCCTACCACCCGCGGTTTTATGGGCAGCGGTAATCTTAGGTTTAACCAGATTGTAGATGGAATGGATAACCAGGCCCCGGGGTTGAACTTTTCTGTGGGCAGTGTTATTGGAACCACGCAACTGGATGTTGAAAGCATGGAACTGTTGCCCGGCGCTTCCTCTGCCTTATACGGCCCGGGTGGAATGAACGGTACGCTGGTCATTAACAGCAAGAACCCGTTCCGCTATCAGGGATTATCATTTGAGTTAAAAGAAGGCGTGATGCATATGGGAGATGATGCCCGGGGAGCCTCTATGTTTAACAATTATGCATTGCGCTGGGGACAGAAAGTATCGGATAAATTCGCCTACAAAATAGCTGCAGAATATACTTCTGCAAAAGACTGGGTGGCGCAGGATTACCGGAACTATCAGCGCATTGGCACGGATGGCAGGCCCATTCCCGGTTCCCGCCAGACAGATCCCAATTACGATGGTATTAATGTTTATGGAGATGAAACCACGGCTGATCTCCGGCAGGTACTGACCGGAATTGCGGGGCAGGCACCTTTTCTGGCATCCTATATTAATACGTTAACCGGAAGCCCGATCAATGTATCACGTACCGGTTATAACGAGGCAGATATTATTGATCCCACTACTAAAAACTTTAAATTAAGCGGTTCCGTCAACTGGAAAATTACTCCCAATACGGAAATGATCCTGGCCGGCAACTGGGGAACCGGGAATACTGTTTATACCGGCAGCGACCGCTATTCTTTAAAGGACCTGAAGATGGGGCAATACAAGCTGGAGCTGGTGAACAGGAACTGGTTTGTAAGAGCCTGGACCACGCAGGAAAATGCAGGAGAGTCCTTTAATGCAACCGTTACCACCCGCTTAACCAATGAAGCCTGGCTGGCCAGTGGTGGCGCTACCGGCTGGTACGCGCAATACGGCCAGGCCTACCTGAATGCAAAACTTGCGGGAATGAGCGACCCCGATGCGCATACAGTTGCCCGAGCCTTTGCAGACAGAGATCGCCCTGATGCCAACAGCGCTGTGTTTAAGAGGATGTTTGACAGTGTACGATCTATTCCCATTTCAAAAGGAGGGGGGCTTTTTGTAGATAAAACCGATCTGTACTCCGTAGAGGGGCAGTATAATTTTTCGCATATAACCGGGAAGGTCGTTGATCTTTTGGTAGGAGGTAATTATAAGCGGTATGTTTTGAACTCAGAGGGAACGTTATTTGCAGACTCAGCAGGTACCATTCCTATTAATGAATATGGAGCTTATGTACAGGCCAGCAGGAATATAGGCGATGTGGTGAAGCTGACTTTCGCAGGGCGCTATGACAAGAATCAAAACTTTAAGGGGCGTTTTACGCCAAGGGCCACGGCCGTATTTAAAGTGGTGCCCAATAATAATATCCGCTTCAGTTACCAGACGGCTTACCGCTTTCCGTCTACACAGCAGCAATGGATCAACCTGAATGTGGGCGGTAATACTATGCTGATAGGCGGGCAGCCTCAGTTCTGGGATTTTTATAATTTCAGAACCAATAAGGTGTATTACCTGAATGAGCTGGTCAATAATAATCAACTGGTGCCTTATGATTTTGTAAAATACAAGCCGGAAAGTGTTTCCAGTTTTGAACTGGGTTATAAAGGATTACTGGCCGATGATCGTTTAATGGTGGATGTTTATGGCTACTATGGCCAGTACCGGAACTTTTTGACCCGTACTTTGCTGGTTCAGGGTAAGGAAAATGAACCACCCACACAGGCCACTGCTTTATCGGATAATATCTATTCTGTGCCTACCAATATCCAGGACAAAGTAAAAACCTATGGTTTTGGCGTTAGCCTTGATTACCGGCTATACGGGAATTTTATGCTGGGCGGCAACCTTTCTTCAGACCGTTTGTCTGACCTGCCTCCGGGCTTTGTATCCTTCTTCAACTCACCCAAATACAGGACCAACTTAAGTATCTCCAATACGGGCTTTGGATCAAAGGATCGCTTTGCCTTTAATATTGCCTACAGGTGGCAGGATGATTTTTATTATAACGGTGATTTTGCAAACGGCCAGGTGCCTCATATTAATGTAGTGGATGCTCAGGTAAGCTATAAGTTGCCGGAGGCTAAATCCGTCATTAAGCTGGGCGCCAACAACCTGCTGAACCAGTATTATGTAAATGCTATAGGAAATGCGCGTGTTGGCGGCTTGTATTATATCAGCTTTGGCTACAACGTGTTTTAA
- a CDS encoding YigZ family protein, producing the protein MEKAHYYQTIETSGRAEFKDRGSRFIAYTYPVKNTDDFKKILATVKKEHPKANHHCFAYRLGTDGTIFRSSDAGEPSGTAGRPILGQIDSKNLTDILVVVVRYFGGTLLGVPGLINAYKSAAAMALQVTPVVRKPILEKLNLQFDYTQLNEVMNILKQFDCVVLKQELQLFCSMDIGIPKNRLTETLNRLNDVRNLSLKETTSD; encoded by the coding sequence ATGGAGAAAGCGCATTATTATCAAACGATTGAAACCAGCGGCCGGGCTGAATTTAAGGACAGGGGCAGCCGGTTTATTGCGTATACTTACCCGGTTAAGAATACAGATGATTTTAAGAAGATACTGGCAACTGTAAAAAAGGAACATCCAAAAGCCAACCACCATTGTTTTGCCTACCGGCTGGGAACAGATGGAACGATTTTCCGGTCCAGTGACGCCGGTGAACCTTCCGGAACAGCCGGCCGGCCGATCCTGGGACAGATCGACAGTAAGAACCTGACAGATATCCTTGTGGTGGTGGTACGGTATTTCGGAGGTACCCTGCTGGGAGTGCCCGGGCTGATCAATGCGTATAAATCAGCGGCTGCAATGGCTTTGCAGGTAACCCCGGTAGTACGCAAGCCCATACTGGAAAAGCTGAACCTGCAGTTTGATTATACCCAGCTGAACGAGGTCATGAATATTCTTAAACAATTTGACTGCGTGGTATTGAAGCAGGAGCTGCAATTATTCTGTTCTATGGATATCGGCATACCTAAAAACCGGTTAACGGAAACCCTTAACCGGCTGAATGATGTCAGGAACCTGAGCTTAAAGGAAACTACTTCAGATTAG
- a CDS encoding fasciclin domain-containing protein encodes MTFFPFIIRYSVASLLLLILICSCNKDVQQFPDIMPADTSSQPGLAATITADADYSLYNEVIKKSGYSDTLNNKKMAMTLFVPTNAAVKAAINLLSGGAVPLDAPDAVFTGFIQSANFPANLANGLVKYNTVPQSVDVTTLSATGFNFMYPTMINPAPQLSALARLSVFLSKTGTFSYVNNVPVTGAKKEAGNGVYYPTGAVVMPPQRVLWQRISEAPDLTYLKAAVERADSGLNAQDAKDPEKSMVALFSSFGPNITLLAPTDAVFKTTLTGLIYQKLALAGVPAAAAIEQATAIASTPAVFTNPTVINILTAQTIRGLLAYHIVGATYFTNNFPSAETDIPTLLSLALGAEAPKLKIRASFTGPSVSTLTVKGAVNPAPANVIINPLPEPNGSSDQFYVNGTLHKIDQILLPLQL; translated from the coding sequence ATGACATTCTTTCCATTCATCATAAGATACAGTGTTGCCAGCCTGTTGCTGCTTATTTTAATATGTTCCTGTAACAAGGATGTACAGCAGTTCCCGGATATAATGCCGGCTGATACCAGCAGCCAGCCCGGCCTGGCAGCAACAATTACAGCCGATGCTGATTACAGCCTGTACAATGAGGTTATAAAAAAATCGGGCTATTCAGATACGTTGAACAATAAGAAAATGGCGATGACGCTGTTTGTGCCCACGAATGCAGCAGTAAAAGCTGCTATTAATCTGCTCAGCGGCGGTGCGGTGCCGCTGGATGCGCCGGATGCAGTGTTTACCGGGTTTATACAAAGTGCCAATTTCCCTGCAAATTTGGCAAACGGGCTGGTAAAATATAATACAGTTCCGCAAAGTGTGGACGTAACCACGCTTTCAGCAACCGGCTTTAATTTTATGTATCCTACAATGATCAATCCAGCTCCACAGCTAAGCGCGCTGGCCCGGCTGTCCGTTTTCCTGTCAAAAACAGGTACATTCAGCTATGTGAATAATGTGCCGGTAACAGGAGCAAAAAAGGAAGCCGGCAACGGCGTTTATTATCCAACGGGCGCAGTAGTAATGCCGCCACAACGAGTATTGTGGCAGCGTATCAGCGAAGCACCGGATCTCACTTATTTAAAGGCTGCAGTGGAAAGGGCCGACAGCGGCCTGAACGCGCAGGACGCAAAAGACCCTGAAAAATCAATGGTTGCGTTATTTTCATCGTTTGGGCCCAATATTACCTTATTGGCGCCTACTGACGCCGTATTTAAAACAACGCTTACAGGATTGATCTACCAGAAGTTGGCACTGGCTGGCGTTCCTGCGGCAGCGGCAATTGAGCAGGCAACGGCGATTGCTTCTACTCCTGCTGTATTTACCAACCCGACAGTGATCAACATTTTAACGGCCCAAACTATAAGAGGATTGCTGGCGTATCATATAGTTGGCGCCACTTATTTTACCAACAATTTCCCATCCGCAGAAACAGATATACCCACACTCTTAAGCCTGGCTTTAGGCGCTGAAGCCCCGAAATTGAAAATCAGGGCAAGTTTTACTGGTCCGTCTGTAAGCACCCTTACCGTTAAAGGAGCCGTGAATCCTGCGCCAGCGAATGTAATCATCAACCCGCTCCCTGAACCGAATGGCTCAAGTGACCAGTTTTATGTAAACGGAACGTTGCATAAAATTGATCAGATCCTGTTGCCATTGCAATTATAG
- a CDS encoding thioredoxin domain-containing protein: MKRSFTLLCLLASFFVSSAQQAALPVQEFYKEVTGSTAKNLIDVRTPEEYAGGHVAGFININWNDSAFAKKTDLLPKDQPTYVYCLSGGRSAKAAGFLRQHGFTRVYEMEGGMMKWRAAGLPEEKREGKKDLLTRADFDKAIGSGKKVLVDFYADWCAPCKKMAPYLMEIANEMAATVTVLRIDADKNEKLAKELHIDALPVLHIYQKGNLLWSHLGYIEKEKVVANLK, translated from the coding sequence ATGAAACGATCTTTTACGCTCCTGTGTTTACTGGCTTCCTTTTTTGTGAGCAGTGCCCAACAGGCTGCATTACCTGTACAGGAGTTTTATAAAGAAGTAACAGGCAGCACTGCAAAGAATCTTATTGATGTCCGTACACCGGAAGAATATGCTGGCGGGCATGTGGCCGGGTTCATCAATATTAACTGGAATGATTCCGCTTTTGCAAAGAAAACGGACCTGCTGCCGAAAGACCAGCCTACCTATGTATATTGCCTTAGCGGCGGAAGAAGTGCCAAAGCTGCCGGGTTCTTAAGGCAGCATGGGTTTACCCGGGTCTATGAAATGGAGGGCGGCATGATGAAATGGCGCGCAGCAGGGCTTCCGGAAGAAAAGCGGGAAGGAAAGAAAGACCTGCTGACCAGGGCTGATTTTGATAAGGCCATCGGCTCCGGTAAAAAGGTGCTGGTTGATTTCTATGCGGACTGGTGCGCCCCCTGTAAAAAAATGGCGCCCTACCTGATGGAAATTGCAAACGAAATGGCAGCTACAGTTACAGTGCTGCGCATTGATGCAGATAAAAACGAAAAGCTGGCAAAGGAGCTTCATATTGATGCCCTGCCAGTGCTGCATATTTATCAAAAAGGAAATTTACTGTGGTCGCACCTGGGCTATATTGAAAAAGAGAAAGTAGTTGCTAATCTGAAGTAG
- a CDS encoding SPFH domain-containing protein, which translates to MDVNPLYIIGAIVLITILSGLFTINQGYIGVITLFGGYRRIVGPGLHLKIPFFERVMKKISIQNRSVELEFQAVTQDQANVYFKSMLLYAVQNESEETIKKVAFKFIGDRDLMQALVRTIEGNIRAFVATKKQAEVLGLRREIVQYVKVEIDHTLEEWGYHLLDLQINDITFDKMILDSMSKVVASNNLKAAAENEGQALLITKTKSAEAEGNAIKISAEAEREAAKLRGQGIALFREEVAKGLSSAAVELRQANLDTNFILFSMWTEAIKNFAEYGKGNVIFLDGSTEGMEHTMKQFQAMMMRSGAPAAQQQNQP; encoded by the coding sequence ATGGACGTAAATCCTCTGTACATCATCGGGGCGATTGTTTTAATAACCATCCTCAGCGGGCTGTTTACCATTAACCAGGGGTATATTGGTGTAATCACATTGTTTGGAGGCTACCGCCGGATAGTGGGGCCTGGTCTGCATTTGAAGATCCCCTTTTTTGAGCGGGTCATGAAAAAGATTTCCATTCAGAACCGTTCGGTTGAACTGGAGTTCCAGGCGGTTACCCAGGACCAGGCAAATGTTTATTTCAAAAGCATGCTGTTGTATGCAGTGCAAAATGAATCAGAGGAAACCATTAAGAAAGTAGCGTTCAAATTTATCGGCGACCGCGATCTGATGCAGGCGTTGGTAAGAACTATTGAAGGGAATATACGGGCTTTTGTGGCAACAAAGAAGCAGGCAGAAGTATTGGGACTGCGCCGTGAAATTGTGCAATACGTAAAGGTAGAAATCGACCATACCCTGGAAGAATGGGGTTACCATCTGCTGGACCTTCAGATCAATGATATCACTTTTGATAAAATGATTCTTGATTCCATGAGCAAGGTGGTGGCCAGCAATAACCTGAAAGCAGCCGCAGAAAATGAAGGCCAGGCCTTGTTGATCACCAAAACCAAATCGGCCGAAGCAGAAGGAAATGCTATAAAGATCAGCGCTGAAGCAGAGAGGGAGGCCGCAAAATTAAGAGGGCAGGGTATTGCCCTGTTCCGGGAAGAAGTGGCAAAGGGGCTGTCTTCCGCGGCAGTGGAGCTGCGCCAGGCCAACCTGGACACCAATTTTATTTTGTTCAGCATGTGGACAGAAGCCATTAAGAACTTTGCGGAATACGGAAAAGGGAATGTTATTTTCCTTGACGGAAGCACAGAAGGAATGGAGCACACCATGAAACAGTTCCAGGCTATGATGATGCGTTCCGGAGCTCCTGCTGCCCAGCAGCAAAACCAGCCCTAA